One Camelina sativa cultivar DH55 chromosome 3, Cs, whole genome shotgun sequence genomic window carries:
- the LOC104777045 gene encoding uncharacterized protein LOC104777045 isoform X2 — protein MKEMPSYMIENPMFEPYKPKKRRCYSSSMLSIFLSIFTYILIFYVFEVSPSSIFKDTKVLFFISNTLILIIAADYGAFSDKASHDVYSQYTAAVGTMRSRADNYSPIPVLTYRENTRDGEIKNPKDVETKNHKETKNHKEEEEEPPMVKEIVYVSPPEKILRVVNEEKPRDDVAIEKYKPVTDETVVRVEVSNARNHMNPKLYGRSKSDKPRRKRLSEGIETKRKSYGRRNSDSSTWMVVPEKWENVEEESEEFSNMSNEELNKRVEEFIQRFNRQIRSQSRVSAT, from the exons atgaaagagatgCCCTCTTACATGATCGAGAACCCTATGTTTGAGCCTTACAAGCCAAAGAAACGGCGTTGTTACTCCTCTTCGAtgctttctattttcttatcgATCTTCACTTACATTTTGATCTTTTACGTTTTCGAAGTATCCCCATCGTCTATCTTCAAAGACACGAaggtcttgttcttcatctccaACACTCTCATCCTCATAATCGCCGCAGATTATGGCGCCTTCTCTGATAAAGCGAGTCACGACGTTTACAGTCAATACACCGCCGCAGTGGGAACGATGAGAAGCCGTGCAGATAACTACTCTCCTATTCCCGTCTTGACATACCGAGAAAACACTagagatggagaaatcaagAACCCTAAAGATGTGGAAACCAAGAACCATAAGGAAACCAAGAAccataaggaagaagaagaagaaccaccgATGGTGAAAGAGATCGTTTACGTTTCTCCTCCCGAGAAAATACTACGAGTGGTGAACGAGGAGAAACCTAGAGACGATGTTGCTATCGAGAAATACAAACCTGTTACTGATGAAACTGTTGTTAGGGTAGAAGTTTCCAACGCAAGAAATCATATGAACCCTAAATTGTACGGGAGAAGTAAATCAGATAAGCCACGAAGAAAGAGGCTCAGTGAAG GTATAGAGACAAAACGTAAGAGTTATGGTCGAAGGAATTCCGATAGCTCGACATGGATGGTTGTTCCGGAGAAGTGGGAGAATGTTGAAGAAGAATCCGAAGAGTTTTCAAATATGTCGAACGAGGAGTTGAACAAACGAGTCGAAGAGTTCATCCAACGGTTCAATAGACAGATCAGATCTCAATCACGAGTTTCAGCTACGTAA
- the LOC104777045 gene encoding uncharacterized protein LOC104777045 isoform X1 encodes MKEMPSYMIENPMFEPYKPKKRRCYSSSMLSIFLSIFTYILIFYVFEVSPSSIFKDTKVLFFISNTLILIIAADYGAFSDKASHDVYSQYTAAVGTMRSRADNYSPIPVLTYRENTRDGEIKNPKDVETKNHKETKNHKEEEEEPPMVKEIVYVSPPEKILRVVNEEKPRDDVAIEKYKPVTDETVVRVEVSNARNHMNPKLYGRSKSDKPRRKRLSEGIETKRKSYGRRNSDSSTWMVVPEKWENVEEESEEFSNMSNEELNKRVEEFIQRFNRQIRSQSRVSAT; translated from the coding sequence atgaaagagatgCCCTCTTACATGATCGAGAACCCTATGTTTGAGCCTTACAAGCCAAAGAAACGGCGTTGTTACTCCTCTTCGAtgctttctattttcttatcgATCTTCACTTACATTTTGATCTTTTACGTTTTCGAAGTATCCCCATCGTCTATCTTCAAAGACACGAaggtcttgttcttcatctccaACACTCTCATCCTCATAATCGCCGCAGATTATGGCGCCTTCTCTGATAAAGCGAGTCACGACGTTTACAGTCAATACACCGCCGCAGTGGGAACGATGAGAAGCCGTGCAGATAACTACTCTCCTATTCCCGTCTTGACATACCGAGAAAACACTagagatggagaaatcaagAACCCTAAAGATGTGGAAACCAAGAACCATAAGGAAACCAAGAAccataaggaagaagaagaagaaccaccgATGGTGAAAGAGATCGTTTACGTTTCTCCTCCCGAGAAAATACTACGAGTGGTGAACGAGGAGAAACCTAGAGACGATGTTGCTATCGAGAAATACAAACCTGTTACTGATGAAACTGTTGTTAGGGTAGAAGTTTCCAACGCAAGAAATCATATGAACCCTAAATTGTACGGGAGAAGTAAATCAGATAAGCCACGAAGAAAGAGGCTCAGTGAAGGTATAGAGACAAAACGTAAGAGTTATGGTCGAAGGAATTCCGATAGCTCGACATGGATGGTTGTTCCGGAGAAGTGGGAGAATGTTGAAGAAGAATCCGAAGAGTTTTCAAATATGTCGAACGAGGAGTTGAACAAACGAGTCGAAGAGTTCATCCAACGGTTCAATAGACAGATCAGATCTCAATCACGAGTTTCAGCTACGTAA
- the LOC104777046 gene encoding F-box protein At1g30200-like isoform X2 — protein MSYLLRSDPVSRIHPEPQSLTSFDHFDLLPDSLLLLIFDKVADVKDLGRCCIVSRRFHSLVPFVENVLVRVDCVISDDDSSSDDDDNNNRRFSLNAASISDAVADGGSFSALFRLVFAPIFKPFQALGQFLGPKRSSSSSSFDGEIEQGGVTHHSPTQVLKNFNEIRFLRIELPTGELGVEDGILLKWRADFGSTLDNCMILGASSVIRSNQVKKNLENCVVVDEDNGNIPESFYTNGGLKLRVVWTISSLIAASARHYLLQPIITEHKTLDRLVLSDADGQGVLCMDREQLEELRVTPLSASSASKRTLVPALNMRLWYAPQLDLPDGSVLKGATLVAIRPSESKKEVCDASWLSDAFEEPYGTAAKMLIKRRTYCLEMNSF, from the coding sequence atgTCTTATCTTCTCCGCTCCGATCCAGTTTCACGAATCCACCCAGAACCTCAATCTCTAACCTCTTTCGACCACTTCGATCTTCTCCCTgactctctcctcctcttaatcTTCGATAAAGTCGCCGACGTCAAAGATCTCGGCCGTTGCTGTATCGTCTCCCGTAGATTCCACTCTCTCGTCCCTTTCGTTGAAAACGTTCTCGTCCGCGTTGATTGTGTTATCTCCGATGACGActcttcttctgatgatgatgataataacaACCGTCGATTCTCACTCAACGCTGCTTCGATTTCAGACGCCGTCGCTGATGGCGGCTCTTTCTCCGCCTTGTTCCGTCTCGTCTTCGCTCCAATTTTCAAACCTTTCCAAGCTCTAGGCCAGTTCCTAGGACCGAAACGATCgtcatcttcgtcttcgttcGACGGCGAGATCGAGCAAGGCGGCGTAACGCATCACTCGCCGACGCAGGTTTTGAAAAACTTCAACGAGATTAGGTTTCTGAGAATCGAACTCCCAACAGGTGAATTAGGGGTCGAGGATGGTATATTACTGAAATGGAGAGCTGATTTTGGATCTACGCTTGATAATTGTATGATCCTCGGCGCATCTTCGGTGATTAGATCGAATCAAGTCAAGAAGAATCTTGAgaattgtgttgttgttgatgaagaCAACGGTAACATACCTGAGTCGTTCTACACTAACGGAGGGCTTAAGCTCCGTGTAGTGTGGACGATTAGCTCGTTGATCGCAGCTTCAGCTCGGCATTATCTTCTCCAGCCGATCATCACTGAGCACAAGACGTTAGATCGTTTGGTTTTATCTGATGCTGATGGACAAGGTGTTTTGTGTATGGATAGAGAACAGCTTGAAGAGCTTAGAGTTACTCCTTTATCAGCTTCTTCTGCTTCGAAGAGGACGCTTGTGCCTGCATTGAATATGAGGCTGTGGTATGCTCCGCAGTTGGATTTGCCTGATGGTTCGGTTTTGAAAGGTGCGACGTTGGTGGCTATTAGGCCGAGTGAGTCGAAGAAGGAAGTTTGTGATGCTTCTTGGTTGTCTGATGCGTTTGAGGAACCGTATGGGACTGCGGCTAAGATGTTGATCAAGAGGAGGACTTATTGTTTGGAGATGAACTCGTTCTGA
- the LOC104777046 gene encoding F-box protein At1g30200-like isoform X1, producing MSYLLRSDPVSRIHPEPQSLTSFDHFDLLPDSLLLLIFDKVADVKDLGRCCIVSRRFHSLVPFVENVLVRVDCVISDDDSSSDDDDNNNRRFSLNAASISDAVADGGSFSALFRLVFAPIFKPFQALGQFLGPKRSSSSSSFDGEIEQGGVTHHSPTQVLKNFNEIRFLRIELPTGELGVEDGILLKWRADFGSTLDNCMILGASSVIRSNQVKKNLENCVVVDEDNGNIPESFYTNGGLKLRVVWTISSLIAASARHYLLQPIITEHKTLDRLVLSDADGQGVLCMDREQLEELRVTPLSASSASKRTLVPALNMRLWYAPQLDLPDGSVLKGATLVAIRPSESKKEVCDASWLSDAFEEPYGTAAKMLIKRRTYCLEMNSF from the exons atgTCTTATCTTCTCCGCTCCGATCCAGTTTCACGAATCCACCCAGAACCTCAATCTCTAACCTCTTTCGACCACTTCGATCTTCTCCCTgactctctcctcctcttaatcTTCGATAAAGTCGCCGACGTCAAAGATCTCGGCCGTTGCTGTATCGTCTCCCGTAGATTCCACTCTCTCGTCCCTTTCGTTGAAAACGTTCTCGTCCGCGTTGATTGTGTTATCTCCGATGACGActcttcttctgatgatgatgataataacaACCGTCGATTCTCACTCAACGCTGCTTCGATTTCAGACGCCGTCGCTGATGGCGGCTCTTTCTCCGCCTTGTTCCGTCTCGTCTTCGCTCCAATTTTCAAACCTTTCCAAGCTCTAGGCCAGTTCCTAGGACCGAAACGATCgtcatcttcgtcttcgttcGACGGCGAGATCGAGCAAGGCGGCGTAACGCATCACTCGCCGACGCAGGTTTTGAAAAACTTCAACGAGATTAGGTTTCTGAGAATCGAACTCCCAACAGGTGAATTAGGGGTCGAGGATGGTATATTACTGAAATGGAGAGCTGATTTTGGATCTACGCTTGATAATTGTATGATCCTCGGCGCATCTTCGGTGATTAGATCGAATCAAGTCAAGAAGAATCTTGAgaattgtgttgttgttgatgaagaCAACGGTAACATACCTGAGTCGTTCTACACTAACGGAGGGCTTAAGCTCCGTGTAGTGTGGACGATTAGCTCGTTGATCGCAGCTTCAGCTCGGCATTATCTTCTCCAGCCGATCATCACTGAGCACAAGACGTTAGATCGTTTGGTTTTATCTGATGCTGATGGACAAGGTGTTTTGTGTATGGATAGAGAACAGCTTGAAGAGCTTAGAGTTACTCCTTTATCAGCTTCTTCTGCTTCGAAGAGGACGCTTGTGCCTGCATTGAATATGAGGCTGTGGTATGCTCCGCAGTTGGATTTGCCTGATG GTTCGGTTTTGAAAGGTGCGACGTTGGTGGCTATTAGGCCGAGTGAGTCTAAGAAGGAAGTTTGTGATGCTTCTTGGTTGTCTGATGCGTTTGAGGAACCGTATGGGACTGCGGCTAAGATGTTGATCAAGAGGAGGACTTATTGTTTGGAGATGAACTCGTTCTGA